In the genome of Nissabacter sp. SGAir0207, one region contains:
- the trbI gene encoding type-F conjugative transfer system protein TrbI: MADVTHTPQTDMQLPETATAPASQAEPAAASRSKRARYLKWARVGFLVTAFTALNAGISLWLVQAHSPTVVAFNMKGTLDAFMDQSAKASLSDAQGAALASRFNTAMTESLTAYQADHQALILVQPAVVGGAQDITAEIQHDIARRMRGAQ; encoded by the coding sequence ATGGCAGATGTAACCCATACCCCGCAGACCGATATGCAGCTGCCGGAGACGGCAACCGCACCGGCATCACAGGCAGAGCCGGCTGCCGCCTCTCGGTCAAAACGTGCCCGTTATCTGAAATGGGCCAGAGTAGGATTCTTAGTTACAGCATTCACAGCACTTAATGCCGGGATCTCGCTGTGGCTTGTGCAGGCACATTCGCCGACCGTGGTCGCGTTCAATATGAAAGGCACGCTGGATGCGTTTATGGATCAGTCTGCCAAAGCCTCGCTGAGCGATGCCCAGGGTGCCGCGCTGGCGAGCCGCTTCAACACGGCCATGACAGAAAGCCTGACCGCGTACCAGGCCGATCATCAGGCGCTGATCCTGGTGCAGCCGGCAGTCGTCGGCGGTGCACAGGACATCACGGCGGAAATCCAGCACGACATCGCCCGGCGTATGCGGGGTGCCCAATGA